The Megasphaera stantonii genome includes a window with the following:
- the larA gene encoding nickel-dependent lactate racemase: MKQYTFPYGRGVQTVVLPEDHVAYELKGTGAAPVADVTKAVQKALRRVYPKDALSERVAPYEKVVIVVSDGTRRVYTPQMLDAVISELHDIGMADEQITLLVALGTHRLATKRELTEICGSWAGRLRVVQHDCRDKKQLAYVGTTAEGNVVYLNRLAAEADKIILTGGISFHDMAGFSGGRKAVLPGLAGYDTIMRNHALALNSEEIGGLNRCCDAARLEGNPMHEDMVEGASFIDPDFMINTVLGADGAVIDVVAGHWLTDWREGCRELLAADSVAIPQKADVTIASAGGYPKDINFYQATKAHMNAVFATKPGGIMILVMECPDISEPPEFAEAFGQSDTSAAEQALRQHFTIGAFSAYKTQEIIESMRAVFVVTERKNFDIMKRSGQIPVESLEEAWQAAKAILAEEGKEDYTIALMPYAASTLPVIKKTREEIEYDIE; encoded by the coding sequence ATGAAACAATATACGTTTCCATATGGACGTGGAGTTCAAACCGTCGTATTGCCGGAAGACCATGTAGCGTACGAGCTGAAGGGAACTGGGGCGGCGCCTGTAGCGGACGTGACAAAGGCAGTGCAGAAGGCGCTGCGCAGGGTATATCCGAAGGACGCACTATCAGAACGCGTCGCGCCGTATGAAAAGGTCGTCATCGTCGTCAGCGACGGAACGCGGAGGGTATATACGCCGCAGATGCTGGACGCCGTCATCAGCGAGCTCCATGACATCGGCATGGCGGACGAGCAGATTACGCTGCTCGTCGCCTTGGGGACGCACCGGCTGGCGACAAAGCGGGAGCTGACGGAGATCTGCGGCTCTTGGGCAGGCAGACTGCGCGTCGTGCAGCATGACTGCCGGGACAAGAAGCAGCTGGCTTACGTCGGAACGACGGCGGAGGGCAATGTCGTATATCTGAATCGGTTGGCGGCGGAAGCCGATAAGATTATTCTCACCGGAGGCATTTCTTTTCACGACATGGCCGGCTTCAGCGGCGGGAGAAAGGCCGTCCTGCCCGGCTTGGCCGGATACGACACGATCATGCGGAACCACGCCCTGGCTTTGAATTCGGAAGAGATCGGCGGGCTGAATCGGTGCTGCGACGCGGCCCGGCTGGAGGGCAACCCCATGCATGAAGACATGGTGGAAGGGGCATCGTTTATAGATCCCGATTTTATGATCAATACAGTGCTGGGCGCTGACGGCGCGGTCATCGACGTCGTGGCAGGCCATTGGCTGACGGATTGGCGGGAGGGCTGTCGGGAGCTGCTGGCTGCCGACAGCGTTGCGATTCCGCAAAAGGCGGACGTGACGATTGCTTCGGCCGGAGGCTATCCGAAGGATATCAATTTCTATCAGGCCACGAAGGCCCATATGAACGCCGTCTTTGCGACGAAGCCCGGCGGCATCATGATTTTAGTGATGGAATGCCCCGATATAAGCGAACCGCCGGAGTTTGCCGAAGCCTTCGGCCAGAGCGATACATCCGCAGCCGAACAGGCCCTGCGGCAGCACTTCACCATTGGCGCCTTTTCCGCCTATAAGACGCAGGAAATCATCGAGTCCATGCGGGCAGTGTTTGTCGTTACGGAGCGCAAAAACTTTGACATCATGAAGCGAAGCGGCCAAATTCCCGTTGAATCGCTGGAAGAAGCCTGGCAGGCGGCAAAAGCTATCTTGGCGGAGGAAGGAAAAGAGGACTACACCATAGCCCTCATGCCCTACGCCGCGTCGACGCTGCCTGTAATAAAGAAGACTAGAGAAGAAATAGAATACGATATTGAATGA
- the pstA gene encoding phosphate ABC transporter permease PstA: MISVQSKKRMDNIMTSLFLCGAGFAVVLLVAFVGFVIVEGFSGMTPEMLSFTGSGMGNMFFNTLYLVFLALIASTITGIPAGIYLAEYAKKGRITHWVRMAVETLASLPSIVVGLFGYLVFIVMTGSQWNLFAGSLAVSILTLPLVTSVTEDALRNLPDSYRQGSLGLGASHWQTIWRVLLPACFPRIMTGLIMAAGRGFGEAAALMFTAGMSTDINWSNWDITSTSCPLNPFRPGETLALHIWALRTEALHADAAQQAAASSAILMILVVSFSLAARYMSWRIDKKMGGNK; this comes from the coding sequence ATGATTAGCGTACAGTCCAAAAAGAGAATGGACAACATCATGACCAGCCTGTTTCTGTGCGGCGCCGGCTTTGCCGTCGTACTGCTCGTGGCTTTCGTCGGCTTTGTCATCGTCGAGGGCTTCAGCGGCATGACGCCGGAAATGCTGTCCTTTACGGGAAGCGGCATGGGCAACATGTTCTTCAATACCTTGTACTTAGTGTTCCTGGCGCTGATTGCCAGTACCATTACGGGCATTCCCGCCGGTATTTACCTGGCCGAATATGCGAAAAAAGGCCGCATTACCCACTGGGTTCGAATGGCTGTCGAAACGCTGGCTTCGCTGCCGTCTATCGTCGTCGGCTTGTTCGGCTACTTGGTGTTTATCGTCATGACCGGTTCGCAGTGGAACCTCTTCGCCGGCTCCCTGGCCGTATCGATCCTGACGCTGCCCCTCGTCACGTCCGTAACGGAAGACGCCCTGCGCAATTTGCCTGACAGCTACCGTCAGGGCAGCCTCGGCCTGGGCGCGTCCCATTGGCAGACGATCTGGCGGGTATTGCTGCCGGCTTGCTTCCCCCGCATCATGACCGGCCTTATCATGGCTGCCGGCCGCGGATTCGGCGAAGCCGCCGCGCTGATGTTTACTGCCGGCATGTCGACGGACATTAACTGGTCCAACTGGGATATTACGTCTACGTCTTGTCCCCTGAACCCCTTCCGCCCCGGCGAAACCCTGGCCCTGCATATCTGGGCTCTGCGGACGGAAGCGCTCCATGCCGACGCGGCTCAGCAGGCCGCCGCGTCTTCGGCTATTTTGATGATTCTCGTCGTATCGTTCAGCCTGGCTGCGCGGTATATGAGTTGGCGTATTGATAAGAAAATGGGAGGAAATAAATAA
- the pstC gene encoding phosphate ABC transporter permease subunit PstC, with protein sequence MNAIEAAVSRAHRSEKAARTFITVCGIGMALVPFLIGAFLFIKGTDTFFLFGHGVGEFLFSGEWNPSDTAEGGGQVGAAKFMAGSLVTCLLALIITLPLSISSAIFMTEIASPRTRRLIQPAIELFTGIPSVVYGFVGMTVLIPFLRSIFPMPFGFSVLAAGIVLAIMIFPTITTMAADAMAAVPKAWREASYGLGATRWETIAHVVLPAAKGGIFTGIILGLARALGEALAVAMVIGQMKVFPTSLFLPASTLTTAISADMGGAMEGGEYSAALWTMALILFLLSFLFIFLIHQLNAASSLKGGK encoded by the coding sequence ATGAATGCAATCGAAGCGGCGGTCTCTAGAGCCCACCGAAGCGAGAAAGCAGCCCGGACCTTCATTACAGTATGCGGCATCGGTATGGCACTGGTGCCGTTTCTCATTGGGGCCTTTCTCTTTATAAAGGGTACAGATACCTTTTTCCTGTTTGGACATGGCGTCGGCGAGTTCTTATTCTCCGGCGAATGGAATCCGAGCGATACGGCAGAAGGCGGCGGTCAGGTCGGTGCGGCGAAATTCATGGCCGGATCGCTCGTGACCTGTTTGTTGGCGCTGATTATTACCCTGCCTTTAAGTATTTCGTCGGCGATCTTCATGACGGAAATTGCGTCTCCCCGGACGCGCCGCCTGATTCAGCCGGCTATCGAATTGTTTACGGGGATTCCCTCCGTTGTCTACGGCTTTGTAGGCATGACGGTACTGATTCCCTTCCTGCGCAGCATCTTCCCCATGCCCTTCGGGTTTTCCGTATTGGCGGCGGGCATTGTGCTGGCTATCATGATTTTCCCGACGATTACGACCATGGCGGCCGACGCCATGGCGGCGGTGCCGAAGGCCTGGCGCGAAGCGTCGTACGGCCTCGGCGCTACGCGGTGGGAAACCATCGCTCACGTCGTGCTTCCTGCGGCTAAGGGCGGCATTTTTACCGGCATCATCCTCGGCCTGGCCCGCGCCCTTGGCGAAGCCCTGGCAGTAGCCATGGTTATCGGCCAGATGAAGGTCTTCCCGACGTCGCTGTTCCTGCCGGCCAGCACCTTGACGACGGCCATTTCCGCCGACATGGGCGGGGCTATGGAAGGCGGCGAATACAGCGCGGCCTTGTGGACGATGGCCCTCATCCTGTTCCTCTTGTCCTTCCTGTTTATTTTCCTGATTCATCAGCTCAATGCAGCTTCCAGCTTAAAAGGAGGCAAATAA
- a CDS encoding response regulator transcription factor translates to MALIYCVEDDENIRELVGYALRSQDFEVETFADGKEFWKAVQQRVPALVLLDIMLPGESGTEILDKIRKDTQLRSLPVIMLTAKTSEYDIVRGLDGGADDYVCKPFGIVELISRIRSVLRRSKPQRRESNMYSFGPVSLDGEKHVVTVNGEPCHLTVKEFELLRYLLVNIDIVLKREQIMEAVWGFTYEGESRTIDMHIKSLRQKLGDGGHIIRTVRGVGYVIGGNV, encoded by the coding sequence ATGGCGTTGATTTATTGTGTCGAAGATGATGAAAATATACGTGAACTCGTAGGGTACGCCTTGCGCAGCCAGGATTTTGAAGTAGAAACCTTTGCCGACGGCAAGGAATTCTGGAAGGCTGTGCAGCAGCGCGTACCGGCTCTGGTGCTGCTGGACATCATGCTTCCCGGAGAAAGCGGCACGGAAATATTGGATAAAATTCGAAAAGACACGCAGCTCCGATCTCTTCCGGTCATCATGCTGACGGCAAAGACCAGCGAATACGACATCGTCCGCGGGCTGGACGGCGGCGCCGACGATTACGTCTGCAAGCCCTTCGGCATCGTCGAGCTGATATCCCGCATACGGTCCGTCCTGCGCCGCAGCAAGCCGCAGCGACGGGAAAGCAACATGTATTCTTTCGGTCCCGTATCCCTCGACGGCGAAAAACACGTCGTCACTGTCAACGGCGAGCCATGCCATTTGACGGTCAAGGAATTCGAACTGCTGCGGTATCTTTTGGTCAATATAGACATCGTGCTGAAACGCGAACAAATTATGGAAGCCGTATGGGGATTTACGTATGAAGGCGAAAGCCGCACTATCGACATGCATATCAAGAGCTTGCGGCAAAAACTGGGCGACGGAGGGCACATTATCCGCACTGTACGCGGCGTCGGGTATGTGATTGGCGGAAACGTATGA
- a CDS encoding phosphate ABC transporter substrate-binding protein, producing the protein MKLRKLVLAALAAMMVVSAAGCGGEQKSESSSNTAAVSGSITGSGSSALLPLVKDAAEKFKANNKDVTITLNAGGSGTGLKQVSDGSVDMGNSDVPAETKLDKAKAEKLVDHKVCVMTVATIVNKDVGVKNLTRQQLQDIFTAKVTNWKDVGGPDKPIVLVTRPKTSGTRALFKQYAINGAEEADNKSLETDNSGILIQSVAQNPGAIGYVALPYLINDKSVDVLSIDGVEPTLENTYSGKYAVWGYEHIYTSKEPKAAVKAFLEYIMGDEYGKRIEELGYGVSSKMQTKEVH; encoded by the coding sequence ATGAAATTGAGAAAGTTAGTTCTTGCTGCATTAGCGGCAATGATGGTTGTCAGCGCAGCCGGCTGCGGCGGCGAACAGAAGAGCGAAAGCAGCTCGAATACGGCGGCTGTATCTGGCAGCATTACTGGTTCTGGTTCTTCTGCATTGCTTCCTTTGGTAAAAGATGCTGCGGAAAAGTTCAAAGCTAATAACAAAGACGTAACGATTACCTTAAACGCCGGCGGTTCCGGCACGGGCCTGAAACAGGTTTCCGACGGCTCCGTAGACATGGGCAACTCCGACGTACCGGCTGAAACGAAACTCGACAAAGCGAAAGCTGAAAAGCTCGTAGACCATAAAGTATGCGTTATGACTGTCGCTACCATCGTCAATAAAGACGTAGGCGTTAAGAACCTGACTCGTCAGCAGCTTCAGGATATCTTCACGGCTAAAGTTACAAACTGGAAAGATGTCGGCGGCCCGGACAAACCGATCGTCCTCGTAACTCGTCCGAAAACTTCCGGTACGCGAGCTCTCTTTAAACAGTACGCGATCAACGGTGCAGAAGAAGCAGACAACAAATCCCTCGAAACGGATAACTCCGGTATCCTCATCCAGAGCGTAGCTCAGAATCCTGGTGCGATCGGCTACGTAGCGCTTCCGTACCTCATCAATGATAAGAGCGTAGATGTTCTGTCCATCGACGGCGTAGAACCGACGCTGGAAAATACATACAGCGGTAAATATGCCGTATGGGGCTACGAACACATCTACACGAGCAAAGAACCGAAAGCTGCCGTTAAAGCCTTCCTTGAATACATTATGGGCGACGAATACGGCAAGCGCATTGAAGAACTTGGCTACGGCGTAAGCTCCAAGATGCAGACAAAAGAAGTTCACTAA
- a CDS encoding NADH peroxidase: MKKFVCGICGYVYEGMEAPEKCPQCGAPKEKFTEMVAGVKEYADEHRVGVAKGVDERIIEGLQLNFTGECSEVGMYLAMSRVADRQGYPEVAEAYKRIAFEEAEHAAKFAELLGEVVTDDTKTNLELRAAAEQGACAGKKELATLAKQLNLDAIHDTVHEMAKDEARHGRVFDGLLARYFAK, encoded by the coding sequence ATGAAAAAATTTGTTTGCGGTATCTGCGGTTATGTATATGAAGGTATGGAAGCTCCGGAAAAATGTCCTCAGTGCGGCGCTCCGAAAGAAAAATTCACGGAAATGGTTGCCGGCGTAAAAGAATACGCTGACGAACATAGAGTCGGCGTCGCTAAAGGCGTAGACGAAAGAATCATCGAAGGCTTGCAGCTCAACTTCACGGGCGAATGCTCCGAAGTCGGTATGTACCTCGCTATGAGCCGCGTTGCTGACCGTCAGGGCTATCCGGAAGTTGCCGAAGCTTACAAACGCATTGCATTTGAAGAAGCTGAACACGCAGCTAAATTTGCCGAACTCCTTGGCGAAGTCGTAACAGACGACACGAAGACCAACCTCGAACTCCGCGCTGCCGCAGAACAGGGCGCTTGCGCTGGCAAAAAAGAATTGGCTACGTTGGCAAAACAGCTCAACCTCGACGCTATCCATGACACGGTTCATGAAATGGCAAAAGACGAAGCTCGCCATGGCCGCGTATTCGACGGCTTGCTTGCCCGTTACTTTGCAAAATAA
- a CDS encoding sensor histidine kinase, with protein sequence MRKKIYVSLLAMGFACMAITVLISGWFFWQAVQRQAAEEMHVVMNVISNTIQKNDDMEAYLQGIADGCEGSLRITWINPDGTIRFESKYDKWQMENHLDRPEVQEALNEAYGTAVRKSHTLSRDLYYMAEQMPDGTILRLSMERESIYSHFLSLLPVVVLLLLCAAVACIKASRMLTASLLNPLRRTVLLMRQIGDPNGISVPASYHVDAELRPLVDKIIDQSQALNQLIHSLEQQRNIVRLMMENLQEGVILTDDTYRILGMNRCAGDILQKKDVSALVGQPLEPFFAEAPWDEIHGHTNLPDVLERKISRDASLYLLTVQSVYQDEEFYGVLFIIDDITEQEHREQLRREFTSNVSHELKTPLTSISGFAEVLSAGLFKSDADVVHFGSLIRKEAKRLLAMIEEIMHLTRIEENREKVHREPVCLPEIIRDIVEFMEPMLVEKKVTVHCTLEQATVLGDKGLLREMAMNLIDNAVKYNLPGGHVYVSVRKRGDHIDFAVKDTGIGIPEDKQKRVFERFYRADTSRSRKISGSGLGLSIVKHIAEYHNGTITLRSKENHGTEIIIHLPSGNL encoded by the coding sequence ATGAGAAAGAAAATATACGTCAGCCTTCTTGCCATGGGGTTCGCCTGCATGGCCATTACCGTCCTGATTTCAGGATGGTTCTTTTGGCAGGCTGTGCAGCGCCAGGCTGCGGAAGAAATGCACGTCGTCATGAACGTCATTTCGAATACGATTCAAAAGAACGACGACATGGAAGCTTACCTGCAGGGAATTGCCGATGGATGCGAAGGCAGCCTGCGCATTACGTGGATCAATCCGGACGGAACTATTCGCTTTGAATCGAAGTATGACAAGTGGCAGATGGAAAATCATCTCGACCGGCCGGAAGTACAGGAGGCGCTGAACGAGGCCTACGGCACGGCTGTCCGCAAGTCCCATACCTTGTCGCGGGACTTATATTATATGGCGGAACAAATGCCGGACGGGACGATCCTGCGCCTCAGCATGGAACGGGAATCTATTTATTCCCATTTCCTGTCGCTGCTGCCGGTTGTGGTTCTGCTGCTCCTTTGCGCGGCCGTAGCCTGCATCAAGGCCTCCCGCATGCTGACGGCCAGCCTTTTGAATCCGCTGCGCCGCACCGTATTGCTCATGCGGCAAATTGGAGATCCCAATGGCATTTCCGTTCCCGCTTCGTACCATGTCGACGCTGAGCTGCGGCCGCTGGTAGATAAAATTATCGACCAGAGCCAGGCCCTGAACCAACTGATTCACAGCTTGGAACAGCAGCGCAACATCGTGCGGCTCATGATGGAAAATTTACAGGAAGGCGTCATCTTGACGGACGATACGTACCGCATCCTGGGAATGAACCGCTGCGCCGGCGATATCCTGCAGAAAAAGGACGTCTCGGCCTTAGTCGGACAGCCGCTGGAGCCGTTTTTTGCAGAGGCGCCGTGGGATGAAATACACGGACATACCAATCTTCCCGACGTATTGGAGCGGAAAATCAGCAGAGACGCGTCGCTGTATTTATTGACGGTACAGTCGGTGTACCAGGATGAAGAATTTTACGGCGTGCTGTTTATCATTGATGATATTACCGAGCAGGAGCATCGGGAACAGCTGCGCCGCGAATTTACGTCCAACGTGTCCCATGAGCTCAAAACGCCGCTGACCTCTATCAGCGGGTTTGCCGAAGTGCTGTCGGCAGGCTTGTTTAAAAGCGACGCCGACGTCGTCCATTTCGGCTCGCTTATCCGCAAGGAGGCGAAGCGGCTGTTGGCCATGATTGAAGAAATCATGCACCTGACCCGCATCGAGGAAAATCGGGAAAAGGTTCATCGCGAACCGGTGTGCCTGCCGGAAATTATAAGGGATATCGTCGAATTTATGGAACCGATGCTGGTGGAAAAGAAAGTGACCGTTCACTGTACGCTGGAGCAGGCGACGGTACTGGGGGATAAGGGACTGCTGCGGGAAATGGCTATGAATCTCATCGACAATGCGGTCAAGTACAATCTTCCCGGCGGCCATGTATACGTGTCGGTGCGGAAGCGCGGAGACCATATCGACTTTGCCGTTAAGGATACGGGGATCGGCATTCCCGAAGACAAGCAGAAGCGCGTGTTCGAGCGCTTTTACCGGGCTGACACGAGCCGTTCCCGGAAGATAAGCGGCAGCGGACTGGGCCTGTCTATTGTCAAGCATATTGCTGAATACCATAACGGCACGATTACGCTCCGCAGCAAGGAAAATCACGGGACTGAAATCATCATTCATTTGCCGTCAGGCAATTTATAA